The DNA sequence GGCACGGTAGAGGCTGAGTGCCAGCAGTGTCGTGCCCAGCGCCCACACGGTGGGGAGCGTCCAGCCGACCTGCGGACTGGTTTGGTAGGCGGGACCCAGCCAGGCGCTGCGCAGCAGTTCGAGCAGGTGGGCCAGGGGGTTGTGGAGACAGAACCCTTGCAGACCCTGGGGCAGACTCGCCAGCGGCACCAGTGCGCCGGAGGTGATGTAGATCGGGAGAAAGGCCATCGAGACCAGTCCGCGCAAGCGGTCGAGTGGAGGTGCCGTACCGACCGCCATGAACAGGCCCAGGGCGCAGCCAATCAGGATCATCAACGTGAGCGCGGCGAAAATTTCCAGCGGGCGGTGGGGCACTATCGGGTGCCCGGCCCATCCCAGCGCGGCGATGCAGGCGCCTGCGACCATGGCAAACACCAGCACTTCGACCACGCTGCGCGCGAGCACGGCGTCAATGGGTTGCACCTGGCGGTAGGCGAACAGCCCTTGGTTTGATTCGATCGCCTCCATCAGGCGCAGCACCAGCGACTTGAACAGCAGATAGGGCATCTGGCCGCTGACCAGAAACAGCAGCGTGTCCACGCCACCGATGGTCCGGGCACGCATCGCGCTGTAGACGGCGAGCATGGCCAGCATGTTGAGCAGCGGCTCGCCGACCACCCACACCGCACCGCCCCAGCGACCATCCAGGCGTGTCTTCAACTCGCGCAGCGACAGCGCGAACACGACACTGCGCATCACCGCCCAGCTGCTGCGCCGGGGTGGCGGGGGGCTTGGACGCGTGGTGTCGACGAGGGTCTGGGCTGGCATGGCGCCATGCTAGGCCGCCGCTTCCAGAACTTAAGTGCAAAAAAGACCCCGTTCCCCGCCCGTTTCGCGGGTTGAAAGACCGGGCAGTGCGCCGCAGGCCACGGCGTCATCGCGGTGCGCTAGGATCTTCGGCTTGATCCACCGGAGTTCTGTCCATGGCCGCTGCCAGCTTGTTAGCCCTGCTCGACGACATCACCACCCTGCTGGACGATGTCGCCCTGCTGACCAAGGTGGCCGCCAAGCAGACGGCAGGGGTGCTCGGCGATGATCTGGCGCTCAACGCGCAGCAGGTCACCGGGGTGTCGGCCGATCGGGAACTCCCCGTGGTGTGGGCCGTGGCCAAGGGCTCGCTGCTCAACAAGGCGATCCTGGTGCCGGTGGCGCTGCTCATCAGCGTGTTCGCGCCCTGGCTGATCACGCCGCTGCTGATGGTGGGGGGAACCTACCTGTGTTTCGAAGGCTTCGAGAAACTGGCGCACCGGTTCCTGCACAACGCGTCCGAGGACGATGCCCACCATGCCGAACTGACCCAGGCGCTGACCGATCCGCAGATCGATCTGGTCGCCTTCGAGCGCGACAAGATCAAGGGGGCGGTGCGGACCGATTTCATCCTGTCGGGCGAGATCATCGCCATCGCACTGGGCACCGTGGCGGGCACGGATTTCCCGACGCAGGTCGGCGTGCTGGCCGGCGTGGCGGTGCTGATGACCGTCGGGGTCTACGGAGCGGTGGCCGGCATCGTCAAGCTCGACGATCTCGGGCTGTACCTGGTGCGCACCCGGCGTGGCGCGATGGCGGCGATCGGCCAGGGCCTGCTCAAGGCCGCACCGGTGCTGATGCGGGCGCTGACCGTGGCCGGTACCGCCGCGATGTTCCTGGTGGGCGGCGGCATCCTGACGCATGGCGTGCCGGCGGCCCACCACCTGATCGAAGACTGGACGCAGCGTGCCGCCGTGCTGGGCAGCGTCGGCGAGGCCCTGCTGCCGCTGCTGGCCAACGGCGTGGCCGGTGTGGTCGCTGGCGCGCTGGCGCTGGGCGTCTGGACGCTGGTGCGCCGGATTTCAGGCCGCTGAGCGGGTCGGCACCCGGCGCTCGAACCAGGCCTTGAGCGTCCGTGGCGTGGCGACCGACAGGCCGTGGCGGCGCGACAGGTCCTCGGCCTGCTGCTCGGTCAGATCGCTGACACACAGCAGGTAGTGGTCCGGCGCGACGCCGAGCCGGTCGCGCACATGGGTGAGGCGGTCCAGATACGGAATCACCTCGCCGGTACGGCACTGCACGCACAGCGGCGTGTCCTGGCCGACCAGGAACATCAGATCCAGTGTGTGCCCCTCGTCCTTCGGCCAGGACAGGCTCACGTCGCGGGCGACCGAGAACTCCGCGCCGGCACTGACCAGATGGCGCAGACCCAGCATGAAGCTGAACCAGCTCAGCCAGCCCCCATCGAAGAAACGCCGCACTGCCTCGGCCTTCTGCAGCGACAGGCGCACCACCTGGTCCCCCTCCTGGCGGAGGTATTTCGACAGGAATCCGCTCTCGCCCAGGGTCTGGCAGAAGTCGTTCAGCGTCTTCACCTCTTCGGGCGTGCGCTTGCTCAGGTCGATGTTGATGAAGCTGTAATCCTGCTTCTGTGCCTGGCGGATGCGCTCGACGATCTCGTGCAGGCCCTGGTAGCGGGTGCCGATGCTGGCCGACACTTCGTCGAAGTGCCCCGAGGTTTCGAGCGAACGCGGGTCCAGATCGGCCGTGACACCGGCCTGGCGGAACCAGTCCAGCACCGGTGCGACCTGTACCCGGCTGCAGAAATGGTCGGTGTTGCGTGCGTCGAAATCGGTGGGCAGGGTGTGCGCATGCGGTGCCGGTTCGGACGGGGTCACCGTTTCTCCGGCATGCAGGCGCAGACGTTCGATCTCCGCCCGTGCTTCGCTCAATTCACGGCGCGTGGCGAAATAGCGGTCCAGCATCGTTCGCAGGAATGCGATGGTGGGATAGGTCTGGTTGTCTGTGCCGCAGGCCGGGCAGGCCGTGGTCGTGCCGATCTGGTCATCGGCGGGCTCGGACAGGTGCCCGCATCGGTTGCATCGGTATAGGGCCATGGGATTCGTTGGCTGGGCTCGCCAGATTATGCGCTGCAGGTCACGCGCCGGGATCGGGGACACTTCGGGGCATGAACACCCCACGATTGTTGCTGGCCCCCATGGAGGGGCTGCTGGATTGCACCTTGCGAGATCTGCTCACCCGGGCCGGTGGCATCGAGCGCTGTGTCGGCGAATTCATCCGCGTCACCGACACGCTGCTGCCGGACCGCGTATTTCACCGCATCCTGCCTGAATTGCGAAATGGCGGCCACACGTCTGCGGGGGTGCCGGTGCGTGCGCAGCTGCTCGGATCGGATCCGGTGTGTCTGGCTGACAACGCCGCGCGCCTGGCCACACTCGGCCCGGCCGGCATTGACCTGAATTTCGGCTGCCCGGCCAAGAGCGTCAATCGCCACCGCGGCGGTGCAGCGCTGCTGGACGAGCCGGAACTGATGGGGCGCATCGTGGCGGCGGTGCGGGCGGCTGTTCCGGCGGACATGCCGGTGTCGGCCAAGATGCGGCTCGGCGTGACGGACGACCGCCGTGCCGGGGACTGTGCCCGCGCGGTGGCAGAGGCCGGGGCCTCGGAGCTGGTCATCCATGCGCGCACCCGCGACCAGGGCTACCGTCCTCCAGCCTACTGGGCGCGCATTGCCGAGGTGCGCGCCGAAGTGCCAACCCTGCCGATCGTGGCCAATGGCGAGATCTGGACCGCGGACGATGCCCGGCGCTGCCAGGCCGAATCCGGCTGCGACACCCTGATGCTGGGCCGCGGTCTGGTGGCCGATCCGGGACTGGCCCTGGCCATCCTCGGCATGGGTCCGCAGGCGATGGACTGGTCCGCGGTGATGCACCTGCTGCAGGATTTCTGGGTGCGGGTGGGCGTGCAGTTCGAACCCCGCTACCGGGCCGGGCGGCTCAAGCAGTGGCTGCAGCTGCTGCGGCGGCGCCATCCCGAAGCTGCGCTGGCCCACGACCGGCTCCGGACCGTCAACGACCCCCAGGCGCTGGCACTGGGTCTGTTCGGGATGCCCGGTGCCGGTGGTGGCGCTCAGGCGGACGAGTGGTCTTCCTCGAAGCGCGAGGGCGCTGCGGATCGGTCGGTCTGTCTGGGCGCATAGGCCGCTTCGTAGCCCAGGTCCATCCGCGCGCTGTCGATGCCGTTCGACCCGGCGCGACCCGAGTCCTTGTCGGATCCGAGCCAGCGCGTCAGGCGTCGCAGAAGCGGCATCGGCGGCGTGCCGGGCGTTTGGTGATCTGACATGGTTCGTCCTTCCTGTACCAGGTTGACCTGCATGTGACCCGCATGAACTGCCG is a window from the Sphaerotilus montanus genome containing:
- a CDS encoding ABC transporter permease, with protein sequence MPAQTLVDTTRPSPPPPRRSSWAVMRSVVFALSLRELKTRLDGRWGGAVWVVGEPLLNMLAMLAVYSAMRARTIGGVDTLLFLVSGQMPYLLFKSLVLRLMEAIESNQGLFAYRQVQPIDAVLARSVVEVLVFAMVAGACIAALGWAGHPIVPHRPLEIFAALTLMILIGCALGLFMAVGTAPPLDRLRGLVSMAFLPIYITSGALVPLASLPQGLQGFCLHNPLAHLLELLRSAWLGPAYQTSPQVGWTLPTVWALGTTLLALSLYRARRDRLQMG
- a CDS encoding DUF808 domain-containing protein; protein product: MAAASLLALLDDITTLLDDVALLTKVAAKQTAGVLGDDLALNAQQVTGVSADRELPVVWAVAKGSLLNKAILVPVALLISVFAPWLITPLLMVGGTYLCFEGFEKLAHRFLHNASEDDAHHAELTQALTDPQIDLVAFERDKIKGAVRTDFILSGEIIAIALGTVAGTDFPTQVGVLAGVAVLMTVGVYGAVAGIVKLDDLGLYLVRTRRGAMAAIGQGLLKAAPVLMRALTVAGTAAMFLVGGGILTHGVPAAHHLIEDWTQRAAVLGSVGEALLPLLANGVAGVVAGALALGVWTLVRRISGR
- a CDS encoding tRNA dihydrouridine synthase, with product MNTPRLLLAPMEGLLDCTLRDLLTRAGGIERCVGEFIRVTDTLLPDRVFHRILPELRNGGHTSAGVPVRAQLLGSDPVCLADNAARLATLGPAGIDLNFGCPAKSVNRHRGGAALLDEPELMGRIVAAVRAAVPADMPVSAKMRLGVTDDRRAGDCARAVAEAGASELVIHARTRDQGYRPPAYWARIAEVRAEVPTLPIVANGEIWTADDARRCQAESGCDTLMLGRGLVADPGLALAILGMGPQAMDWSAVMHLLQDFWVRVGVQFEPRYRAGRLKQWLQLLRRRHPEAALAHDRLRTVNDPQALALGLFGMPGAGGGAQADEWSSSKREGAADRSVCLGA